The genomic interval ATTGAGCCACCGAACGACCCAGATATTGCAACAAACTGTTTGAAAAATCTTATATACTCATCGGCTAGTAACAGGCAACTTACACATAATACTAATAACTCCCAGACAAATAAACAACAGGCTTGGTTTGATAGAGCTTGCGAAAGAGCGAGACGTAGGAtgtttagggccggtttccgagctcgggatttagctaagtcctagactttaaacagctggagtcagaaaattggctttccaaaatggggcgtagtcgcagtcattgtcttggtcacgtttgaattaaatttcgaaaaactagaaaattgaacgcaaaataaaattaagagaaaatagtgtaacgtttcagctattttgaattatttgagaatgtctaattttgtcaaggaaaaacgttttcaattatagaaatgagaaaataaaaactacgatactgttataaaagctgcgactacgccccattttggaaagccaatttctgaactccagctgtttaaagtctagacttagctaaatcccgaactCGGAAACCGCGGCCCTTAGTCTACTCAATCTATTCAGGAGGTTCGGCAATATTTATGTTAAAATGACTTCTTAAATTCAGTTAGACAGTATAAATCTTTGtgtaaagagagaaagaaagagtatTACGATAAGGTCGATAATAAATTTCGAAGTATTGAacgaaaaagactaagaaattgtcaaaaaaccactgatttattgataattagaaagaccggtatGGTTataacaccattgtcaatctctgataacctTCATGTTCAgtttttatcagagattgacaatgggtaataaccgaaaccggtctttctaattatcaataaatcagtggttttttgacaatttcttagtctttttcatcatatgaataattaccacaatatcacttctcaactacacaaaaagtgaaaatttcgAAGTGTGAATAACTCGAAAGACTTCTGGGatcttataaaaatttcagaagtAGCCGTCTGACTCAAATCATTCCTATAGATTCTCAAATCACATCAtttttctactaattttattaaaacgcTAAGCATGCCTGACTGCTGTATTCTCAATCACGGCGTGCTGGTTGGCTGATACAACTCAGCTGGTTGATCAAATGCTATTGCTATGCATAGTAGCGTCTTGATGCTGTGGAAGGGGTTAATCGGTCCAGGGATCAACTTTTGAGACCGTGAGCTAGTCTAAATAGCCAATTGTGGTCCAATTCCTAAGCGACTACTGATTGGCCACTCGGCGACTGTAGTACAAAGCTGCGTACATACTTGGGTGCCACGAATGCGTGCCTGAAAActctcatcagctgattatatctgtatttgtacagaagcAGTAAGTTACAGatatacagggtctgtataataagtaaccggactgacctcaggaaattttcgatggcaaaatatgtaaaatttttctttagaaatcttcaaagtataataataataagtaataaataataagtctgtataataagtaaccggactgacctcaggaaattttcaatggcaaaatatgtaaaatttttctttagaaatcttcaaagtagtccccattggagtcgataacacgctgataccggattttccaaTCCCTGAACACTCcttggaagtcggcaacctctatgctgtctagagccctcgtcgtagcacgttgaacgtttttccagagtcccgaaccgcgtccccttaagttgtctcttgatcttggggaacaaaaagaagtctagtggtgccatatccgggctgtaaggaggatgtggcaacgttaccctcgactgtttggccaactgcttggtgacgagcaggcaggtgtgcgacggagcattgtcgtgatggagaatccacgaatcggcaatccccggacgaatcgatgaacccgggcggttggtcgacggagcacctctctgcAGTACTGGCCGTTTACAGTTTGGCCAGTGAACGGCCACTACTACTTTGTGTACTTTCTttgaaaacgttcaacgtgctacgacgagggctctatagtgaggtccacgttataatgacagtatttgatcaactttgtttttgctatccatgtctatcattcgacaaagccggtggtactatccttttctaggtccacaacgatgtcaattatgtttttgacagtgtagaaatataattaattaatgcagagaatcggcatcgctattctcctatctttatctactgccattataacgtggacctcactatagacagcATAgtggttgccgacttccagggagtgttcagggatttgaaaatccggtatcagcgtgttatcgattccaatggggactactttgaagatttctaaagaaaaattgtacatattttgccattaaaaattttctgaggtcagtccggttaggcctacttattatacagaccctgtaataagcatagcatcagctgatgaaatgcGCTGCTTGTTCGTGGCTCTCAAGCCGCGCTTATTTTTTCAAGTCTGCtttcaaaaatatatgaatCAATCCATAGTAGATAAATTTGTATCTGATTATAAATTGTGTTGTTTTCAGGAACCAGTATGGTAACTCAGTGCCCCTGAAATACCTGAACGATAGGGTCTCGATGTATATGCACGTGTACACACTGTACAGTGCTGTCAGGCCGTTTGGCTGCAGTATTATTATGGGCTCCTACGAGAAAGGCCAGCCTGTCATGTATATGGTCGACCCGTCTGGAATATCTCATGTGAGTGGATCGTTGTTCAAGTAAAGTATttcaatagggctacttgaattgttaattaataaagaaataatttcatagtacccttcattttaaaaaactacctatttatataaaaggtttcaaaaaaaggtactacgaaattatttatttatgatcaaTTTTAgtatttcatttataataataattattgagtaaagACAGATTATTATTAGACTATCACGTTCTAAGTTGAAAATGAGCATAAAAAGTCTGTAATATAATTAGTATTACTgagtattagcatagagaaacaatagcgtaagtagatatcccatggtataggagtttatgtcgcaacttttactgttatctcaagctgatagtccacgtagttctttcctttgAAGCTTTTGGACGCTGGTagctctcatattgtgccgttcatacactctcaccccaaaacaaaacagtgaaaattgacaataatcgacagtaatcggcttgagataacagtaaaagttgcgacataaattccctataccatgggatatctacttacgctattgtttctctatggtattagtaATCATGAAAAATCAATTCGACTTGGAACcggctgcacaaaagcctgttgaattttaatacaATCAGAGAAAAGCCTTGCTTTCAAAACATGGCTcctttaataattaatatttctctGAATGCCAATAATttacatccagaggagtttatctACGAATGCAGATACTTCATTATTATACGCATATAACATTCAAGAGGttgctaataataaatttaatctcaattatgataCCCCAATGCAATAATATGTGTTGGGGTGAtcataatatcattatagaCAACATGATCAACATCTTTCAAAATTTAGTTAGTGATATACAAGTGTGAGATGTACCAATAtactttgattggttctcgtggaatttaatcagggttaaaatttaacaggctctTGTGCAACGGGGCCCAAGTCGcataattttcatgattgagtaTAGTAATGTCTCATATATAATAGACATGACATCATATTCTACATCTGTATGTATATTTTCTCTCTGTTAATTTCCAGACACTTTGTTTCGAAGTAAAATATATAACAAAGTGTCTCGAATTCGACAGAGTTAAGCCTATTATAAAGTGTATCgtcatgaaaaacaaaaaagttactATCTAGtataaaaagttttgaaaaagggtactatccagttatttctatattaattaaataaatatatattttctctttcattgATTTCAGGGTTATTACGGCTGTGCGGTTGGAAAGGCTAAACAAGCCGCGAAAACTGAAATCGAGAAGCTGAAACTCTCTGAACTCACATGCAAGGAGTTGGTGAAGGAAGCAGCTAGGATGTGAGTATACATCTGGATACATTCCCGTCCATCAACAAATTTCGAAACAGGCCCTAGGGTCCGGTCCTAATTCCGCCTAAAACAGGAACAAAAAGCTAGACAAGATTCACTTGCTTTCAaggaataaattaatcaaataatgataAAGGATTTTCTAAATTCCTGGGTTCTCTTGATTTCTAGCTGTGTTTTCATTGTGAATATCTATACGGTCTCATTCTTATCAATGAAAGTCAATTACCAATCATCtatattctaaaataattattgagaagtcTCACAAACCGTCAAGTGCCGTACAGCATCACGCCTGACGTCTAAGAAAGAATATCATTGATTCTTATAGGAGAGTTCATACATTGAATGGCTGCTAATGAGTGAACACTCTCATAAGAACTAATGATATTCTTCCTCAGTCGTCCGCCGCGTGGCACAAATGAGTCTATATCCATAAACGTATCCATTCATAcctattttcatctattcataaCGTACCTGTCCATAAACGAAGGACATACTGATACATTtccatgtatttattatttagttgaGACCTTGTAAATAGTTTTGAACGCTGGCCTTTTCCCCAACATACGAATGATCACTGAAGTTTTAGAGGTGGGGGTCAGGAACTCTGCCTCGCTTCTAATGTGGCATTTCCAATTCCTTGCTGCCGCGACACCTAGTATATGCTTAGTTAACGCCACTATTGTCCTATTACGCCCTGTGTAAAGGCTGTTTTAATATGAGTCTTATTAGAACTCATAGAAATATTGAagtgagaatataattttcatgaattgATACCATCAGAACTTATAGTAGTATTACGGTGAGAATATAATTTCCATAAATTtcaatgggactattcatacagTAGTTGCTTGGCTCGGCTGAGTGAAAATAGTTCTATTAAAACTCatagtgctggttgcacaacagccggttgaattttaaccgtgattaattccacaagaaccgaTCAGTGAAgccgttttttcaaaaaatccttctatgattggttcatgtaaaattaatcacggttgaaatttaaccggcttttgtacaaccgggcaTGAGAGTTTCATCTTTTAAGATATTTTTGACAGTCATCAATCGATCAATATCGAAATGAATCTATCTTTATGAAAGCATTGTTGGAGAATTAAACATTGACGAGATCTAGGACTGCATCACAGTATTCATGAGTCAGAGAACATTGTTAATAGATTGACAACGATGGCTCAATCTATAATGAATCATActgtttaaattaattataatgtcAGATTAAATCGTCAGACAACGATGTCTCAATCTATAATGAATCATActgtttaaattatttttaatgttgtcAGATTTAATCAAGGTTAATCACGGcaagttaatcacggttgaaatttaaccggcttttgtgcaaccgggcctaagggattatatttttactgtaccagacatataaatgatacttatacgaATCCAGCTTATTTCCAAAGTTGTTCAGCTGAAACCATTTCCaggtaaaattatgttttaaatgaTTTGTGATTATTATATGagttatgatttattatatactAATTATGCTTTGGTTGTTGTTTGTTGCAGAATCTACATGGTGCATGACGAGCTGAAGGACAAGTCGTTTGAGCTTGAACTGAGCTGGGTGGGCAAACACACCAATGGACGCCACGAGTTTGTGCCCAAGGCGGTGTTGGCCGAGGCCGAGGAAGCCGCCAAGGCCGCCATGAAGAGCATTCCGACTCTGATGGCGAAGATATGTAACCTAATTACTGCTACTaactttttataattaaatattaataaactatGTTTGTAATTCAGATTGTTGTTAGAGTTTTATTTTGAGTGGTCTCTCAAAGACACCAAAACCTGTAtccactatttatttatttatttattcatttatttctttcatttacacatgcacaaaatcaaaacaataataattggtaGAAAAACAACAGAATTAATCCAAAACTATTTCTCACCCGAATTTAGATAGTTGATGAGCAGATCTGAATAAGGTTATGGTACCACTTCttataatatttaacaaaaatattaccatattgaggtccatgttataatggcagtggagaaagataggagaacaaagttgccgaacctctgtcgtgtcaatgccttctatagacggtagctgatacaggtttattgatgtaatatcaactgttcattctcggtaaaaaaaatcaattatattttattaaacaagaaatcatattgttcaataatatcataatacatTCTCattattgagatgaaatattttgttaattaatgattaattctacattattaaagaGATCTGGCAACATAGCAAGCAGAGctagagatagcgctatctgctttgttgaatgatagacaaggatagcaataccattgctaatcaaacactgccattataacgtggacctcactataagaaCGTTGCACAAAGGGACATTAGTAGCGGCataagaaaatatagcataagaagatatcccatggtttgtagaattaattcaaagtttggaagttttgtatcaaattatggtgttgtgtatcaagttaagatgatactgtatcaggTTAAGAtgatgataccatagagaaacaatagcgtaagtagatgtcccacggtatagggaatttatgtcgcaacttttactgttatctcaagccgattattgtcaattttcactgttttgttggagtgatagTGTATAAACGggacaatttgagagactaccagcgtcacacagctgcataggaaagaactatgtgaacaactgtcggcttgggataacagtaaaagttgcgacataaacgccctataccatgggatatctatctacttatgctatcgtttctctatgatgatactgtatcaattcaagatgatgatactgtatcatttgtggtgatactgtatcatttatagtgATACCTAataggaaataataaaattgccTTTCAGGTCAGAGATGTAAAATTAATAGTGATGCTATTTCATGGTTTCTTAACATAACTGATTTGATCTGCTTATGAATAATGGATATTGCGtatattgaatgcaattttatgGATGATGAATGGATTCATTATTACACCAGATAGAGGCCTAGTTGCACGTATGTCTATTAAATTTAACTGATAGAGGCTCAGTTGCTCGTATGTCTACTGATTAATGACGTCCTCCGCTTCATTAGTTCTCGTTACATTAGTTTTGTTGGATGATGTattttaatcatggttaaatttGACGGACGTACGTGCAACCGGGAGTGATCTTGAATAAAGCGGTGATAAATTTAAACAGAGCAAGCATAATTTTTGCTGAGGTTTAAACTATATAACTTTAGTTTTTTGATAGGAGCGCACTGTTGACGTATTTCTTTCGATGTAATAAAAATTACCTACGCTCTCTTTTCAGCTCTTTTTCTCTCACACAATATCAGCTCACAGGCTTTCTGGCTTCTGTGAAATCTGGAAGGTCTATTATTACTCATGGAGAGAAGATAACAtaggaagatatcccatggtataggtcgtttatgtaccaaatttcaagccgatttttttgctaactcaagccaattattattgtcaacTACTGTCCAttaatgatggtttcttgatccattccgagctgttctgtattaacacactttttctaTTTATCTAAACACGACATACAGTcaaatattaagtaaataattagaaactttccactgttgaaaatgatcgctagacgattgaaagtacttcagtcagtaagtaaaagtttctaattatttacttaatatttgactgcatgtcgtgtttaaaaacatagaaaaagtgtacagttttggccgggtgagagtgtaagaacggcacagtatgagagactaccatctTCACATatcttcacgaaaaataactactaggactatcagcttgaggtaacagtgaaatttagaacataactccctataccatgggatgataatttcttatgctatctttttcacAGGAAAACAACTGTTaggtaataaaaaaatctggtgtggcgcactcacacaactttccttgccgttatgagaattgatcacctgacgctagtgttcccgcgcatctcaagtctacttataaacacaAGATCTGgtgtcagctggtgacagggcaataacactGAAGAACAcaggtgtgctatctcttcatagtgaatcatttgatagaatcaacagttgccaacagtttgcaaattggataatcacattttctcgaatttcgagcttattttcaatttaggtgaaaatgttacgtaacattaattgtagagattcctgcctcaatctactccactgattttttgtttaaattgtatctgaagcctgataattgagaatctaaaatcaaactttgcatagatggggcagagctcctgaaatttttacagatatgggacttgtgacagttgatagagcttatcgatgactatttcaggtataattttaatcaaaatcgttggagccattttcgagaaaatcgcgaaaaacctgtttttgacaacattttcgccattttagccgccatcttgaatcgcatttgatcgaaattgttcgtgtcggatccttatattgtaaggactttaagttccatatttcaagtcattccgttaattaggagatgagatatcgtgtacacagacgcacatacactcacacacacacacacacacacacacacacacgcacacatacacacacacacacacacacacacacacacacacaacacacacacacacacacacacacacacacacacacacacacacgcacgcacgcacgcacacacatacacacacacacacaccacacacacacaacaacacacacaccacacacacacacacacacacagaccaatacccaaaaacctttttttggactcaggggaccttaaaacgtatagaaatttggaaattggggtaccttattttttttcggaaagcaatactttccttacctatggtatagggcaaggaaagtaataactactaggactatcagcttgaggtaacagtgaaatttagaacataaacgcctatacaatgggatgataatttcttatgctatctttttcacAGGAAAACAACTGTTaggtaataaaaaaatctggtgtggcgcactcacacaactttccttgccgttatgagaattgatcacctgacgctagtgttcccgcgcatctcaagtctacttataaacaaagatctgtgtcagctggtgacagggcaataacactGAAGACACACaaggtgtgctatctcttcatagtgaatcatttgatagaatcaacagttgccaacagtttgcaatattggataatcacattttctcgaatttcgagcttattttcaattttaggtgaaaatgtacgtaacataattgtagagattctcatgccaATCTACTCCactgattttttgtttaaattgtatctgaagcctgataatgagaatctaaaatcaaactttgcatagatggggcagagctcctgaaatttttacagatatgggacttgtggacagttgatagagcttatcgatgactatttcaggtataattttaatcaaaatcgttggagccattttcgagaaaatcgcgaaaaaccctgtttttgacaacattttcgccattttagccgccatcttgaatcgcatttgatcgaaattgttcgtgtcggatccttatattgtaaggactttaagttccatatttcaagtcattccgttaattaggagatgagatatcgtgtacacagacgcacatacactcacacacacacaccacacacacacacacacacgcacacatacacacacacacacacacacacacaacacacacacacacacacacacaccacacacacacacacacgcacgcacgcacgcacacacatacacacacacacacaccacacacacacacaccacacacacacacacacacacacacacacacagaccaatacccaaaaaccatttttttggactcaggggaccttaaaacgtatagaaatttggaaattggggtacctttttttcggaaagcaatactttccttacctatggtaatagggcaaggaaagtaataattactaggactatcagctagaggtaacagtgaaatttagaacataaacgccctatacaatgggatgataatttcttatgctatctttttcacAGGAAAACAACTGTTAGGTAATAAAACAAACGATTCCTTCCAAATAAtaaacacatttatttacaatcaaatCTAAAATGAgcaaataatcaattcaaataagtACTAAGCCTCATCACTTAAATGAACGGGATATGATCTTAAAATAGACAATAATTAAGTTCGGTatcatatttaaaataatttacaaatatcaTTTCTTCTACATAGAATTCTTGGTCAATAAAATCATGATTGTTTGAAGCCGTTAAATCCTTGCTCCCACAACTAATTCATAAGAGGCAAATGGTTAAACACCGATCACGCTATAATATAAACTAGAcacttttattaataattaatatattaaatattattgttagtattaatatttaataattttaaaaatatattaaaactaGACACTTATATTCAGGTATGAATTAATACTCAATTAATTATAATCAATAGTAgtaaatatttagaaaattgtatatatttaatatttggCTAAGGTTATAGCAGACCTCCTAtatatataggaagtcctggttATAGGAAAGCATATGATTTAGTATAGCAGCAAGCTATTTCTCAATGCATGTCCCTCCTCACAGAAACTCCAGTATAATCTCGtagcatagaataaacaatctagatTCATCatacaatcaatttattataataatctagattgtttattctatgcttGTAGGTATGAAGATATTaaaaaatcttcattatttGTCAAAATTTGGCTTTCTATGGATATAGATTATGAAAAAATTAGGTAAAATAACTAATTTTCGAGTATTAGATATTGCTGCCTTGTATGTGTGGTCTCTGTATTTTCTACTACATACGATAGCAAGTTATAAGGCGATTTGGGAGAATATTTTCATACCCTTCAAATGGGAAAAAAACTCAGCATGGGATTAGTTTGATGATCTTATTGATTTGTCGGGTTAGAGTGCTTgccaattattttcttataaaaCTTACAAAATGTGTTTTATTTTACACATTCTTCCTTCAAATTAGCTACACATAAAACTCTCAGTAATGAAAAAtcattgaggttgagtggtagagaggacttaaaagtcctaactccgcctaataaagaattttttcatttcatttcatttcaaattaaaataaacaaaataattttatgcaGTCAGAGAGGTAGCGGCCTATTTAAACAATGACGACTGACAGGTTTTCCATTGATTACCTAGGTGATAAATTGAAGAATAGGACgttatatacaaaataatagaaatgcAATATTGTCATGGAGGTATTTACACTAGAGGCCG from Nilaparvata lugens isolate BPH unplaced genomic scaffold, ASM1435652v1 scaffold5577, whole genome shotgun sequence carries:
- the LOC120356030 gene encoding LOW QUALITY PROTEIN: proteasome subunit alpha type-3-like (The sequence of the model RefSeq protein was modified relative to this genomic sequence to represent the inferred CDS: inserted 1 base in 1 codon), translating into INLYLIINCVVFRNQYGNSVPLKYLNDRVSMYMHVYTLYSAVRPFGCSIIMGSYEKGQPVMYMVDPSGISHGYYGCAVGKAKQAAKTEIEKLKLSELTCKELVKEAARIIYMVHDELKDKSFELELSWVGKHTNGRHEFVPKAVLAEAEEAAKAAXEEHSDSDGEDM